From the genome of Flavipsychrobacter sp., one region includes:
- a CDS encoding Crp/Fnr family transcriptional regulator, translating into MMPTELNDGLTFSPQMKEKLYEYGTIKTYKEGEMIMNEDSYIHAIPIVLQGSIRVMRADEDGRELLLYYIKPGESCIMSFLGGIHQDKSKVKAIAEEEVEILFISVEKTRELLKDHTEWLDYIFKLYHKRFEELLSVVNAVAFKKIDDRILDFLKEKKKLSNSSEIHITHQELADELGTARVVVSRLLKQMEHEGLVTLGRNKIVLV; encoded by the coding sequence ATGATGCCAACAGAGTTAAATGATGGATTGACCTTTTCTCCTCAAATGAAGGAGAAGCTTTATGAGTATGGAACAATAAAGACTTATAAGGAAGGTGAAATGATAATGAACGAAGATAGCTATATACATGCTATACCTATAGTGCTGCAAGGTAGTATTAGAGTAATGAGAGCAGATGAAGATGGTAGAGAGCTGTTACTTTATTATATAAAGCCCGGAGAGAGTTGCATCATGTCGTTTTTAGGAGGGATACATCAAGATAAGAGCAAGGTAAAGGCTATTGCAGAAGAAGAAGTTGAAATTCTTTTCATTTCAGTAGAAAAAACACGAGAGCTATTAAAGGATCATACAGAATGGCTGGATTATATATTTAAGCTTTACCATAAAAGATTTGAAGAATTACTATCTGTAGTTAACGCCGTAGCTTTCAAAAAGATAGATGATAGGATATTAGATTTCCTTAAGGAAAAGAAAAAATTATCAAATAGCTCGGAAATACATATTACCCATCAGGAGCTTGCAGATGAGTTAGGAACCGCACGTGTAGTGGTTTCTAGGTTGCTAAAGCAAATGGAGCATGAGGGTTTAGTAACCTTGGGCAGAAATAAAATAGTACTTGTGTAA